The genomic DNA CATCTATAAAACTATCCTCCCTACCTAATTCGCAACCAGCAGAGTCATACAGAACAATGGGGATAGATCCTTCTTCTTCAATTAAATACTTTTCAAAATATTGTGTAACTGGAAATCCGGCTCCTGTTTTTGCTGTTTCTTCTCCGAAAATAGCATTTATAAGAGTACTTTTCCCCACACCTATCTTACCCATCACTAGAATGTTGAGACTTTTTATCTCTTGTACAAAATCGTCAACATTCTCTCTCAAATTTGTCATAATGGTTACTCACAGTTAATTGACAGCAAGTTAGTTCACTACTTCCTGAAGAAGACTCAATTCCAAGGCTAAAGCCAGTATTAGATAATCAAAATCAGGTAATTACAGTGTGTCGATTGTATCACATATTCATGAATAATCCTCGAATTAATTTCCTATTGCACAAAATGCTGCCCAATAAAAAGGCGATTGAAATGGTTGAGCATCGTCTGGCATATTCTGAAACCGACGGCGTAGCTGCATCCTGAGTGTAAAATCTAACTTTAATTGATGCTCTGTAATCCACTCCTCTAAGTGTATTTTAGTCACATCTCGCAGCCACAGTTGGGCTTGATTTAAACTGACTGCTACTGAAACACCTGCACCTAAATTTTGATAAAACTTAACCATTAATAAAGCTGTTGATAGGTCATTTACTGTCCACAGACTACTTACCACACTCGGAGTTCCTGCATAAAGGAAGCCACTAGGTAAACTAATATATTCATCACTAATACTGGTAGGATCTGCGATGCCAGTTTCACAGGCAGATAGGGTAATTAAACGGCATTGATTTAGAGTTAGAGCAAATATTTCTGCTAAGGTAAGCCGTTCATTATTTGCCAAAATTAATGCTGATTCTAAAGGTGATGCTAAGTTGAAATCAGCATGACAAGAAAAATGGCAACAGTGGGCTGATTTAAAATTATTATTGCCATTTAAAGCTGCTTTAGTCGCTTTTTGTTTAACTAAAACTTGAGTTTCAGCAAAGAATGAGCCGATGGTTTCAACTTCTAAATTAGTGTAGCTTAAATCACCTGTCGGGTTTTGGATAGCAAACAGTTGAGTAAAATTAGGACGTTGTTGGTTTTGGCTTAGTTGCAGTAATTGGCAGCTAGGAGCATATCCTACACCTCTGGGAAACTTATCCAACAGACAATTTTGTTTTCTCTGCTCATTCTCTAGTTGCTTATTCCCTAATGGTAAGGCGTGAAGTGGTAATAAATGCAAGAAACGATGGGGTATGAGAATTAGGCGATCGCACTCTGCTGGTATATTGGAAATTATTTCATCTATATGCAAAATTTCAGCGATATTTTGCAAGCGAGACTCTAACTGATTGCGCCACCATTTTTTGTGATCTTTGCGGTAATAAAGACGCAGATATGCACTGACACGTTTTAATAAGGTACTTAAATCTTCAGCAGAGGATTGGATAACTTCAGGTTGGGGACTGTGGCGAGTGATGATAAAAGTAAGAATCTTTTCGTCGGTAATATACCACTCAATGATAGCGCTACGCTCGTCAATGAGAGATTGAACATGATTAAATGGGATGGTTTCAACTTGTTGGGTGAATTTGAAATTGGAGTCTACTTTGTTGATGTCTGCAAGGATATTATCTCGCTGTTTTTGCAATTGATTTAACTCATTTTGCAATTGCTGGTAAGCGTTATTTTTCGCTTCTGACTCCCGACTTGCGAGAATTATCTCTAATTGCCTTTGTTTTGCAGGGATTGTCTGTCTCAATTGGTCAATTTGGTTACATATTTTTTGATAATTTTCTGACCTTGGATATAAATCGCTTTTTGGGTAAAGGTTTTTGTTAGCCAGTAGTTCGACAAGATTGCGGGTTTTACTACGCTCGACGTATTCTAAAGCACGGTTGCATTGAGCAGTATTGATATGAACTTGCACTATCTTGGCGTAGACATCAATTGCTGCTCCCAAAACTTCCTGTCGGCGTTTGTCGGTGTTCACCCAGCTGCGACTTTGTTCTACAGCTTCGATTGCCACACTGTAGCCTTCAATCGCCCTATCCCAGTCTTTAATTGTATAAGCTATATTGCCAAAATTGCGTCCGCAAACAAGACACTCAACCGGAAAGGTAGTGGGGGTGTAGACTTCCAAGGCTGAATGCAAATGTGTAATTGCCTCGAAACTCTGTCCTCGATCGCGGTAAACTAAGGCTAAATTATTGTGAGTTTTTGCCCATTCCTTAGAAAATGCTTCGCGGGTATGGACTTGCAATGCTTCTTGATAGGCGCTGATTGCTAAGTCTAGGTTTTCTTCTCGACTACCAGATATTCTCTCGCTGTAAGCATTACCGAGATTATTTTGGGTTTCAGCCCAATTTTCCGGAAAATCTGTCTGAGTGCGAACTTGTAAAGCGTTATGATAACAAGAAATTGCCCGTTCTAAATTAAGAGTGCGATCGCCATCTTGAAGGCTGTAGTAAGCAATCCCCTGATTATTCTGCACAATAGCCCACTGTTGGGGAAAGTTGGAGCGAGTATAGATTTGTAACGCTGCTTCATAGGCAGAGATTGCTGTTAACAAATTTTCTGTAGGGTTGCCATTAATTCGGTCACGATAAGCTTCTCCCAAGTTGTTTTGGATCATCGCCCAATCCTGGGGATAGCTGGAGCGAGTGTAGATATGTAATGCTGCTTGAAAGGCGGTAATTGCAGCTTCAATATTTTCTGCCCTGTCGCCCTTTATCCGTTCACCGTAAGCGTTGGCAAGGTTGTTTTGGGTTTCTGCCCATTTTTCGGGAAAATCTGTCTGAGTACGAATTTGTAAGGCGTTTTGATAACAAATAATTGCTTGCTCTAGATTTTCAGCGCGATCGCCAT from Okeanomitos corallinicola TIOX110 includes the following:
- a CDS encoding CHAT domain-containing tetratricopeptide repeat protein, which produces MSELNSAEDGSNNTSVSPNPQDYVDFIVAALLVTDDGSDLERVYSLLQKNLNKLDNAFVNILRYWSANTWSVVQPEQALVIAVAIVNFSNLIRSFPYGNIAINLEIAIAGCEVVAPILTHEAFPEFWATTQNMLGAVYRIRIAGDRTQNLEQAIACYQNALQVRTQTAFPELWAETQNNLGNAYNERILGERAKNVEIAITCFQAALKVRTRTAFPVEWATTQNNLGIGYYNRLNGDRAENLEQAIICYQNALQIRTQTDFPEKWAETQNNLANAYGERIKGDRAENIEAAITAFQAALHIYTRSSYPQDWAMIQNNLGEAYRDRINGNPTENLLTAISAYEAALQIYTRSNFPQQWAIVQNNQGIAYYSLQDGDRTLNLERAISCYHNALQVRTQTDFPENWAETQNNLGNAYSERISGSREENLDLAISAYQEALQVHTREAFSKEWAKTHNNLALVYRDRGQSFEAITHLHSALEVYTPTTFPVECLVCGRNFGNIAYTIKDWDRAIEGYSVAIEAVEQSRSWVNTDKRRQEVLGAAIDVYAKIVQVHINTAQCNRALEYVERSKTRNLVELLANKNLYPKSDLYPRSENYQKICNQIDQLRQTIPAKQRQLEIILASRESEAKNNAYQQLQNELNQLQKQRDNILADINKVDSNFKFTQQVETIPFNHVQSLIDERSAIIEWYITDEKILTFIITRHSPQPEVIQSSAEDLSTLLKRVSAYLRLYYRKDHKKWWRNQLESRLQNIAEILHIDEIISNIPAECDRLILIPHRFLHLLPLHALPLGNKQLENEQRKQNCLLDKFPRGVGYAPSCQLLQLSQNQQRPNFTQLFAIQNPTGDLSYTNLEVETIGSFFAETQVLVKQKATKAALNGNNNFKSAHCCHFSCHADFNLASPLESALILANNERLTLAEIFALTLNQCRLITLSACETGIADPTSISDEYISLPSGFLYAGTPSVVSSLWTVNDLSTALLMVKFYQNLGAGVSVAVSLNQAQLWLRDVTKIHLEEWITEHQLKLDFTLRMQLRRRFQNMPDDAQPFQSPFYWAAFCAIGN